One window from the genome of Microcebus murinus isolate Inina chromosome X, M.murinus_Inina_mat1.0, whole genome shotgun sequence encodes:
- the DYNLT3 gene encoding dynein light chain Tctex-type 3 — protein MEEYHRHCEEVGFNAEEAHNIVKDCVDGVLGGEDYNHNNINQWTASIVEQSLTHLVKLGKAYKYIVTCAVVQKSAYGFHTASSCFWDTTADGTCTVRWENRTMNCVVNVFAIAIVL, from the exons ATGGAGGAGTACCATCGCCACTGCGAAGAG GTTGGCTTCAATGCTGAGGAAGCTCACAATATCGTCAAAGAC TGTGTAGATGGGGTTTTAGGTGGTGAAGATTATAATCATAACAACATCAACCAGTGGACAGCAAGCATAGTGGAACAATCTTTAACCCATTTGGTTAAGCTGGGGAAAGCTTACAAATATATTG TGACCTGTGCAGTGGTCCAGAAGAGTGCATATGGCTTTCACACAGCCAGCTCGTGCTTTTGGGATACTACAGCTGATG GAACCTGTACTGTAAGATGGGAGAACCGGACCATGAACTGCGTTGTCAATGTTTTTGCCATTGCTATTGTTCTATAA